The Candidatus Korarchaeota archaeon NZ13-K genomic sequence CAAGGCTTTGGGTGCGGGCCTCCCGCTGGGTGGGATAATGACGACGGAGGAGGTCGATAAGGCCTGGGAGCCTGGAGACCATAACGTCACTTTCTCAGGAAATCCGGTTGCCTGCGCGGCAGGTCTGGCCGGAATAGAGGTTCTGCTGGAGGAGAGATTGCATGAGAATGCCCTTAAGGTTGGGAATTTCATAATGAGCAAGTTGAGGGACGCATCCCTCAGGATGATAGGAGAGGTGAGAGGGAGGGGGCTCTTCATAGGTGTCGAGATCGTCAAGGACGGCAAGAAGCCTGACCCGGAGGCGACGAAGAGGGTGAGGGAGGAGATGTTCAAGAGAGGTTACATAATAGGGACCGGAGGGATATTCAACAACGTGGTGAGGATCCAACCCCCGCTCGTGGTCACGATGGAGCAGGCGGATAAGATGACCGATGACATGATAGATGTCATGAAGTCCCTCTGAGACATCCCATCATCCTAAAAATTTTTGACCAACACAGCGCGTCCCCCTTGAGGGAAGTGAACCAAAAAGTGGGGGTCAATTACCCCTGGGTAGATCATCCCGTCCCCATCATTCTGGGATGGCTATTTCATTCCCCTGATGCTCGCCTTACCTCGAAATATAAGCTTGAGGTCGGACCTCTCGCGCCGAACGGGCGGCGAAGTTATATACTCCTTACCGGCTGATATCAGCTGTGAGGGAGGTGTCTCCAACTAAATGTCACATAAGATCAGGAGGAACAGATACGCTGATTACATCATAAGGGCTGTCAGGGAGGATTCCCCATGGATAATAGATATGAGAGGAGGTCTCTCCCTCCTCCTACTGAGGGACCTCACAGTGGATAACAATCAGGTGAAGAGCGGCCTTCTCATAGATTTCAGGCCTATTCCTGATGTTGTTAGATCTGGCAGGCTGAGCCCCATGATACTCGTGAGGGAGGGGGATGGCTGGAGGATACTTGATTCCATGTGGGCGCTTGGGAGGATAGCTGGCGGCACGGTGGCCTCAGCCTTCTCCCAGAACCCATCCCTGCTGCTGGATCCTCTATCCTCAGCGGCCGTCGTGAGGAAGGTCCTCGCCAGGATCAAGGAGATCGGGATCTGGCAGGGGGATGACTTCGCGGAGATCATGAGATCTCAGTCGGAGCCCTCTGTCATAGGGGAGAGGTCCGGGGAGGAGATACAGCTTGTTCTGGAATCTATACTGGGTTACTTGAGGGATGAGGGTGTGAGCGTGGCTGGGAGGATTAGCGTGCTTCTGGGAAGCTGGTCCGTTGAGGATTTCAGGAAGCAGTTCTCATTGGGGCTTGAGGCCATAAGGATCATCGAGGATGAAGCGCAGGTTATATATGATAAGATACATCAGCTGGTCAGAGTTGACGAGTTCGTCTCCTTCAGGCAGGACGAGTTCAACCTCTCCGGGAGGACCGCGGAGGTATCTCACTTCGTCTCCCTAGGATGGATATTCTACTCCTTCGAGAGGAACCCGTCAGGGGAGGGGCTGAGCAAGGAGTACTACAACGAGCTCGGCAGGGTTCCCGTTGAGATCGAGCTGGATCTGGATGACATCACCGGATGGAAGGAAGTCATGGTGCGCTGCAGCAGGAGGATATTGGATGATTGGCTCTCCAAGAAGGGAGATATCCTATCGGAAGAGCCAGAGGTCAATCTGAAGAGCGAGACCCTCAGCAGAATGCTGAGAAACGTATTAGGGGAGGAGTACAGCCTCAGCGGCAGTCTGGAGGGCTTCTTCTAGCTTCACCCACATCCCGCGTGAGTATCCCCTCATGCCCAGCCCAGACCGGTGCGAGCCGACTCGCGAACGGATCCTTTTTAATCCCCCCTCCCCCCATATGGGGGGGATACTCACTTTCAAACCATCAAGAGCAATCTAGTTCCTTATTTCGGGGAACTAGAGCCTTTGATTGGTGATCATAAGCATAGGTATCTATATTATGGTCTTTGGCTTCTATAAATTTTGCAAAGCTCTACTTCCTTCAATTCAGAATTCTGATTGACGCTCGGCTTTAGAGGGGCACCTTGCTCATCGGATCGCCGGAGAAGTTGAGGATCTCCAGAGATTTTTCAGCTAATTGAAGCCAGCAGGCGAGGAATCGCAATCTTTTTAAATAAATCATCTGGTATTTTCAGCACAGGGAGGCGGAGGTGAGGGTAAAAATGGTGAGGGCCTTCGAGTACCATGTGATAGGCGAGCTCTTCGGCGTCAGCAGAGATCTACTGGAGAGCATCGAGTTCGTGGAAAGCGCGCTCATCGAGTCCGTTCTGAGCTCCGGACTGACGCTATTCGACGTCCTGACCAAGAAGAAGCCAAATGGAGGGGTCCTGAGCATCGCCATAATAGGTGAGTCCCACGCCGCAGTTCACACTTGGCCCGAGTCCGGGAGCGTGACCGTCTCCATATCCTCCTGCAAGGATTCCCTGAGCACCTGGAGGGTGTTCTGGGAGCTGAAGAGGATCTTCAGGGCAAACCATCATAAGGCTATAGAGCTAAGGAGCGGCATCTTGCTCTCCGAGAGGATTGAGGGTAAGTTGGTGGAGACCATCGCCTGAAGCTCATTTCCTCTTGACCTCGAACTTGATCCTGCCGAAGCCCATGTTCCTCATGTGACCCACCCCTATCAGCTCACCGAACATGAGCAGGGTGTTGAGCCAGGTGGCCATCTCCTCATGAGACGATCTCTGCCACTCGGGATGATCTATCACCTTGTAATTCACCCAGCCCAAGAATCCGACGAAGGTCCTCTCCCCTCCCATATCAACGGGCTTAGTTGTGCAGAGCTCGTAGCCAGTTTCCACGACGCTCAGGTCAGCCCACGTTGCGATCAACCTGGTCTCTGGTCCCTTCTTTGGGGAGAGCGCGTTCCAAGCCGATGCCAGTGATGACACTATCATCCTGGGATTGGGGTAGAGGTAGCAGTACTGGGAGGTGGCCCTCCTGAAGCAGGTGGGGGTCAGGAAGCGGAGCCTGAAGCTCCTGCATGGTTTTTCCTGAATGAAGTCTGTTATATTTATTTCTTGATATGTATACCCAGTTACTTTAAATGGAATTTCCTTTATAACTATGGTTGGCTTCTTGAATATCCATGATCTGATGGCCTCGCTCACGACCTCGTCGTCGAACACTATCACGGAACCCCTGTACTCAGATCCCATGTAGACCGACTCCTCGAGGGAGCCGCAGGGCATCTGCTTCCTCTCCCTCCTGAAAGCCTCGACGAATATCTTCTTAGAGGACATCTCCAGTGCCTTAGCCAGCAGAGGGTCCTGTGAGGATATCGATCTCAGCAGAGCTGCCCTGAGAAATGGCCCCGTGAACGGTAATACGCCATCTCCCTGGCTGGTGGCCTCGATCTCTATTATCGAGATCATGATTTAATCCCCCTCCGAAGCACCGGTTCCATATTAAAAGGGAATCTCGGGTTAAGATCCGCGGATCTGCATGATCGGCGGCGGATCTGAAAAGTGCCTGGGTAAGCCAATAGTTCTGATAGTCGGGCTTCCGGGGAGCGGGAAGGATGAGATCTCTAGGGCCATAGGGGATCTCCTGGGGTACAGGGTGATCAGGATGAGCGATTTGCTACTTGAGGAGCTGAGGAGAAGAGGCCTCAGCGAGACACGCGAGAACATGAGATCCCTGGGCTTGGAGCTGAGGGAGAGGATGGGGAGGGGTGCTTTGGCCAGGCTCGCCATAGATGTGATAATGAGCTCGCCCCCTCCCCGATGCTTCGTCGTCAACGGCGTAAGGAACGTCGAGGAAATAGATGAATTCGTCAGAGAATTCGGTGATGATGTTATTACTATAGCAGTTCTTACATCAAAAAAGATAAGATTTATCAGGACAAGCGCGAGAATGAGGGGGGGATTCGACAGGTCGTCCTACTCGGAGTTCCTCAGGGATGACAGGGAGGAGATAATCGCGTTCCACCTCGGGGACGCCATAGCATGCGCCGACCACTTCGTCCTGAACGATGGATGCCTGGAGGAGGTGAAGTGGAGGGTGGTCTCAATAATCACCGGCTGACGGACTTCCACCTCAGTCCCAACCTCTCGGCCGTCTCGAAAGCCTCCCTCAGCTCACTGCTGCTCGGCCTCCTGTTGATCTCGGGAAGCTCCGAGGCCCTGTACTCGGGTCTGTACTGATCCATCACGTTCACCAGGGCCCTAGGAACGTTAGCGGCTATCCATTCCAGTGAGGGCCTCGTGCAGCAGTCCACATGAGCGGGCAGGACCAGGTGCCTGATTATGATCTCCCCGGGCGGGAATTCGTAGGCCAAGGAGAGGTTCCTCTTGACCACCTCGGAGTATCTCGGGATGCCGCTCAGCCTTCTAGCGCACTCATCGTTCCAGTACTTGAAGTCCGGGAGCCAGAGATCCACTATGCCCAAGATCAGCCTCATCCCGACCTCGCTCAGGTACATGTTGGAATTCCATATCACA encodes the following:
- a CDS encoding dephospho-CoA kinase, translated to MIGGGSEKCLGKPIVLIVGLPGSGKDEISRAIGDLLGYRVIRMSDLLLEELRRRGLSETRENMRSLGLELRERMGRGALARLAIDVIMSSPPPRCFVVNGVRNVEEIDEFVREFGDDVITIAVLTSKKIRFIRTSARMRGGFDRSSYSEFLRDDREEIIAFHLGDAIACADHFVLNDGCLEEVKWRVVSIITG
- the cas6 gene encoding CRISPR-associated endoribonuclease Cas6; translation: MISIIEIEATSQGDGVLPFTGPFLRAALLRSISSQDPLLAKALEMSSKKIFVEAFRRERKQMPCGSLEESVYMGSEYRGSVIVFDDEVVSEAIRSWIFKKPTIVIKEIPFKVTGYTYQEINITDFIQEKPCRSFRLRFLTPTCFRRATSQYCYLYPNPRMIVSSLASAWNALSPKKGPETRLIATWADLSVVETGYELCTTKPVDMGGERTFVGFLGWVNYKVIDHPEWQRSSHEEMATWLNTLLMFGELIGVGHMRNMGFGRIKFEVKRK